One Oryza brachyantha chromosome 3, ObraRS2, whole genome shotgun sequence DNA segment encodes these proteins:
- the LOC102713612 gene encoding BTB/POZ domain-containing protein At5g66560-like: MQGRKTKSSREIAREEKQHHQQQQQSSSSKGQAWFCTTGLPSDVVIEVGDMTFHLHKFPLMSRSKKLHDLITNRESRAAGGVEQQEEEEDAGEIREEEVVLEADEESDVHRIRLPAFPGGAEAFEQAAKFCYGVKLDLTPATAAPLRCAAERLGMSDDHSDDNLISRADRFISHTVLRNPRDAIRALRSCESLLPLADNLGLVSRCVDAIAAKAAASTPTALFGWPVTDAAGGGADRPRRKNNAGAGATWFDDLAGLSLATFTRVIAAMKERGVGPEIVEGALIAYAKRSIPGLSRSGRHIGGGGGGGATAAAAAPPSSDGEQKALLETVIANLPEETIKSNAHTGTAMGATTARVLFGLLRTTSILQASESSRDMLERRIAARLPDAAVDDLLIPSYSYLVETLYDVDCVERIVRYFLEGRDADEGNDDSSEPATPGREASRRAMLSVGRLMDAYLGEIAADANLKPDKFCDLAWALPDGARVYDDGLYRAVDIYLKAHPGLREEEKEKISGVVDGRKLTLEACTHAAQNERLPLRTVVQVLFFEQLQLRRAIARTIMANEGGAAGQGEEEGDSDAGGTWRVATRGNQMLRLDMDSMRNRVQELERECTSMRRAIEKMDRRGGGSTPGERGATPAMEGRWGSMVTKRFGCKFPAQVCQSQQRTVVARPRRPRIEQSP, translated from the exons ATGCAggggaggaagacgaagagCTCCAGGGAGATTGCCCGGGAGGAGAAGcagcaccaccagcagcagcagcaatctAGCAGCTCCAAAGGCCAAGCATG GTTTTGCACCACCGGACTGCCCAGCGACGTCGTGATCGAGGTGGGCGACATGACATTCCATCTCCACAAG TTCCCGTTAATGTCGAGGAGCAAGAAGCTCCACGACCTCATCACCAACAGGGAATCGCGCGCGGCAGGTGGAGtggagcagcaggaggaggaggaggatgccgGTGAGatcagggaggaggaggtggtgctgGAGGCGGACGAGGAGTCCGACGTGCACCGCATCCGCCTCCCGGCCTtccccggcggcgcggaggcgttCGAGCAGGCGGCCAAGTTCTGCTACGGCGTCAAGCTCGACCtcacgccggccaccgccgctccgCTGCGCTGCGCCGCGGAGCGCCTCGGCATGTCCGACGACCACTCCGACGACAACCTCATCTCCCGCGCCGACAGGTTCATCTCCCACACCGTCCTGAGGAACCCGAGGGACGCCATCCGCGCCCTCAGGTCGTGCGAGAgtctcctccccctcgccgaCAACCTCGGCCTCGTGTCGCGCTGCGtcgacgccatcgccgccaaGGCCGCCGCGTCCACGCCCACCGCCCTCTTCGGCTGGCCCGTTACCGAtgccgccggaggcggcgccgaccgTCCGCGCCGCAAGAACAATGCCGGAGCCGGGGCGACGTGGTTCGACGACCTCGCCGGCTTGTCCCTCGCCACATTCACCCGTGTCATTGCCGCCATGAAGGAGAGGGGCGTCGGCCCGGAGATCGTTGAGGGCGCTCTAATCGCCTACGCCAAGCGCTCAATCCCGGGCCTGTCACGCTCTGGCCGGCAtataggcggcggcggcggcggcggcgccactgCTGCCGCTGCAGCTCCGCCGTCATCGGACGGCGAGCAGAAGGCGCTTCTTGAGACCGTCATCGCCAACCTCCCGGAGGAGACCATCAAGAGCAACGCCCACACCGGCACGGCCATGGGCGCCACGACGGCGCGCGTCCTCTTCGGACTCCTGCGCACGACGAGCATCCTGCAGGCATCGGAGTCCTCCCGCGACATGCTCGAGCGGCGCATAGCCGCGAGGCTCCCCGACGCGGCCGTCGACGACCTGCTCATCCCGAGTTACTCCTACCTCGTCGAGACGCTCTACGACGTCGACTGCGTCGAGCGCATCGTGCGCTACTTCCTCGAAGGCCGAGACGCCGACGAGGGcaacgacgacagcagcgagCCAGCGACACCGGGAAGAGAGGCCAGCCGACGAGCCATGCTCTCGGTGGGGAGGCTGATGGATGCCTACCTAGGGGAGATCGCTGCAGATGCCAATCTGAAGCCGGACAAGTTCTGCGACCTCGCCTGGGCATTGCCGGACGGCGCCCGTGTCTACGACGACGGCCTCTACCGTGCCGTCGACATCTATCTCAAG GCTCATCCTGGACTGAGGGAAGAAGAGAAGGAGAAGATCAGTGGTGTTGTCGACGGACGCAAGCTGACGCTGGAGGCCTGCACGCATGCGGCGCAGAACGAACGGCTGCCGCTGCGGACGGTGGTGCAGGTGCTCTTCTTCGAGCAGCTCCAGCTGCGTCGAGCCATTGCACGGACGATCATGGCGAACGAAGGTGGGGCAGCTGGCCaaggggaggaagaaggcgaCAGTGATGCCGGTGGAACATGGCGGGTGGCGACAAGAGGGAACCAAATGCTGAGGCTGGACATGGACAGCATGCGAAACCGGGTGCAGGAGCTGGAGCGTGAGTGCACCAGCATGAGGAGAGCCATTGAGAAGATGGaccggcgaggtggcggcagCACACCGGGGGAGAGGGGAGCAACGCCGGCGATGGAAGGGCGGTGGGGATCAATGGTGACGAAGAGATTCGGGTGCAAGTTCCCGGCGCAGGTGTGCCAGTCACAGCAGCGCACGGTGGTGGCGcgtcctcgccggccgcggaTCGAGCAGAGCCCCTGA
- the LOC121053933 gene encoding uncharacterized protein LOC121053933, which translates to MARLVGVWLGEFAKMGGREAAPAADAGVGRRAQMSEGEGGKSGKGGAVQESTRRRDSSVVLSDSEVTVCMLMDRFAPA; encoded by the coding sequence ATGGCCCGCCTGGTCGGAGTTTGGCTGGGGGAGTTCGCCAAGATGGGGGGCCGGgaggcggcaccggcggccgACGCCGGGGTCGGCCGGCGAGCCCAGATGAGCGAGGGGGAGGGCGGGAAGAGCGGCAAGGGTGGCGCCGTGCAGGAGAGCACGAGGAGGAGGGACAGCAGCGTCGTGCTCTCCGACTCCGAGGTCACCGTGTGCATGCTCATGGACCGCTTCGCCCCTGCGTGA
- the LOC102712791 gene encoding proteasome assembly chaperone 2 produces MEHAVVEGESFSPDCSTLILPALSIGNVGQLAVDLLVSSSRARRVAYLDEPSVLPCAGNDAFGPDAVGDLALALEAYESSSHRLAFIQQRSPIITGMVVSFAKNVANFISSIEKDHVVILSSLDSGKRRVIDASSDMQVYYLSSCNEDGSDPNCEKLGWKKLEEYDPAQRRWRFLASLVEGGDLSEDMAGDPDEMTINDYYSSLPFAALFSACKAKGLKVTCVLCYCSEGDNMPESFQLADAVCKLVAKDPEQFHGNGPNGWIIPLSWKSVYGPPPDLSIF; encoded by the exons atggagcacgccgtcgtcgaggGGGAGTCCTTCTCGCCCGACTGCTCCACCCTCATCTTG CCGGCGCTCTCGATCGGCAACGTGGGGCAGCTCGCCGTCGACCTTCTGGTGTCGTCGTCGCGGGCGAGGCGGGTGGCGTACCTGGACGAGCCCTCCGTGCTGCCCTGCGCCGGCAACGACGCCTTCGGCCccgacgccgtcggcgaccTTGCGCTCGCGCTAGAAG CTTATGAATCTTCATCCCATAGGCTGGCTTTCATTCAGCAACGATCTCCAATCATTACA GGGATGGTGGtttcatttgcaaaaaatGTTGCTAATTTTATAAGCAGCATTGAGAAAGACCATGTTGTTATCCTGTCAAGTTTAGATTCAGGCAAGAGAAGGGTAATTGATGCATCCAG tgATATGCAAGTGTATTACCTTTCGAGTTGCAATGAGGATGGTTCTGATCCGAACTGTGAGAAGTTAGGCTGGAAGAAGCTTGAAGAATATGATCCAGCTCAACGAAGGTGGAGGTTTCTTGCTAGCCTAGTTGAGGGTGGTGATCTTTCAGAAGATATGGCTGGTGATCCTGATGAGATGACGATAAATGATTACTACTCAAGCTTGCCATTTGCAGCACTATTCTCTGCCTGCAAG GCCAAAGGTTTGAAAGTTACTTGTGTACTATGCTACTGCTCAGAAGGGGACAATATGCCAGAATCTTTCCAGTTGGCTGATGCAGTATGTAAACTTGTTGCTAAAGACCCAGAGCAGTTCCATG GAAACGGGCCCAATGGATGGATTATTCCATTGTCTTGGAAATCAGTATATGGACCACCACCTGACCTCTCTATTTTCTAG
- the LOC102713887 gene encoding pentatricopeptide repeat-containing protein At4g14050, mitochondrial isoform X2, with translation MLVSPRVAAPPARRISPSAAAASPCCRGFLPAPAAGSRRPRGGCRLLLHSAPPRAAAAVTGAERNPRAGGYVDRDVLRRLCQEPNPEAAVNLLDEMLHRGGAGALADLRPEEQAAVLHACGEARSLSSLRRAHRLLSRSLPGIATPILCMIATLYCKLGARGDARRALEGASRPPRKLQEDGDEAKRREAYEKVRELHEEIRAAGYVPDTRYVLHDIDEDAKARALMYHSERLAIAFGLVSTPPGTPLRVIKNLRICGDCHNAVKLIAKVTGREIVVRDNKRFHHFKDGACSCGDYCPRPRSALKNLDFEL, from the exons ATGCTAGTATCTCCCCGAGTCGCAGCGCCGCCCGCGCGTCGTATATCCCCTTCTGCAGCCGCTGCGAGCCCCTGCTGCCGCGGCTTcctcccggcgccggcggcggggagtcGACGCCCCCGGGGTGGGTGCCGCTTGCTTCTCCACTCCGCGCCTCccagggccgccgccgccgtcacggGTGCTGAACGGAATCCGCGTGCAGGGGGGTATGTGGATCGCGACGTGCTCAGGAGGCTGTGCCAGGAGCCTAACCCAGAGGCAGCGGTTAACCTGCTCGACGAAATGCTCCaccgaggcggcgccggcgcgttGGCGGACCTCCGGCCGGAGGAGCAAGCCGCGGTCCTCCATGCCTGCGGCGAGGCGCGGTCGCTGTCCTCCCTCAGGCGGGCTCATCGCCTGCTGTCCAGGTCCCTGCCCGGGATCGCCACTCCCATCCTGTGCATGATCGCCACGCTGTACTGCAAGCTCGGCGCCcgcggcgacgcgcggcgaGCGCTCGAGGGAGCGTCGAGGCCGCCGAGGAAGTTgcaggaggacggcgacgaggcgaaGCGGCGGGAGGCGTACGAGAAGGTGCGCGAGCTGCACGAGGAGATACGCGCGGCGGGGTACGTGCCGGACACCCGCTACGTGCTGCACGACATCGACGAGGATGCCAAGGCACGGGCGCTCATGTACCACAGCGAGCGCCTCGCCATCGCGTTCGGGCTGGTAAGCACGCCGCCGGGCACCCCGCTCCGCGTCATCAAGAACCTCCGCATCTGCGGCGACTGCCACAACGCCGTCAAGCTCATCGCCAAGGTCACCGGCCGCGAGATCGTCGTCAGGGACAACAAGCGGTTCCACCATTTCAAGGACGGCGCCTGCTCCTGCGGGGATTACTG CCCAAGGCCAAGAAGTGCTCTGAAAAACCTGGATTTTGAACTTTGA
- the LOC102701808 gene encoding allene oxide synthase 1, chloroplastic: MATAASCISFVSPGRAAVRRQTRASASASATDRQEVVSPKRRLPLRKVPGDYGPPVVGALRDRYEYFYGPGGRDGFFAARVRAHRSTVVRLNMPPGPFVARDPRVVALLDAASFPVLFDTSLVDKTDLFTGTFMPSTELTGGYRVLSYLDPAEANHAPLKTLLFYLLSHRRQHVIPGFREVYGDLFGLMENDLARVGKADFGVHNDAAAFGFLCQALLGRDPAKSALGRDGPKLITKWVLFQLSPLLSLGLPTLVEDTLLHSLRLPPALVKKDYDRLADFFRDAAKSVVDEGERHGIAREEAVHNILFALCFNSFGGMKILFPTLVKWLGRAGARVHGRLATEVRGAVRDNGGEVTMKALAEMPLVKSAVYEALRIEPPVAMQYGRAKRDMVVESHDYGYEVREGEMLFGYQPMATKDPRVFARPEEYVPDRFLGEDGARLLRHVVWSNGPETAAPTLHDKQCAGKDFVVLVARLLLVELFLRYDSFDVEVGTSALGSSVTVTSLKKATF, encoded by the coding sequence AtggccacggcggcgtcgtGCATCTCGTTCGTGTCGCCGGGGCGCGCCGCGGTGCGGCGGCAGACgcgggcgtcggcgtcggcgtcggcgacggacAGGCAGGAGGTGGTGTCGCCGAAGCGGCGGCTGCCGCTGCGGAAGGTGCCGGGGGATTATGGGCCGCCGGTGGTGGGCGCGCTCCGGGACAGGTACGAGTACTTCTACGGGCCCGGCGGCCGCGACGGCTTCTTCGCGGCGCGCGTCCGCGCGCACCGCTCGACGGTGGTGCGGCTGAACATGCCGCCCGGCCCGTTCGTGGCGCGCGACCCGCGGGTGGTGGCGCTgctcgacgccgcctccttcccggTCCTGTTCGACACGTCGCTCGTCGACAAGACCGACCTCTTCACCGGCACCTTCATGCCGTCCACCGAGCTCACCGGCGGCTACCGCGTGCTGTCCTACCTTGATCCCGCCGAGGCCAACCACGCGCCGCTCAAGACCCTCCTCTTCTACCTCCTCTCCCACCGGCGGCAGCACGTGATCCCGGGGTTCCGCGAGGTGTACGGCGACCTGTTCGGGCTCATGGAGAACGACCTCGCCCGCGTCGGCAAGGCGGACTTCGGCGTCCAcaacgacgccgccgcgttcGGCTTCCTCTGCCAGGCGCTGCTCGGCCGCGACCCGGCCAAGTCGGCGCTCGGCCGCGACGGGCCCAAGCTGATCACCAAGTGGGTGCTGTTCCAGCTCAGCCCGCTGCTCAGCCTCGGCCTCCCCACCCTCGTCGAGGACACGCTCCTCCACTCGCTGCGCCTCCCGCCGGCGCTGGTGAAGAAGGACTACGACCGCCTCGCCGACTTCTTCCGCGACGCGGCCAAGTCCGTCGTCGACGAGGGGGAGCGGCACGGCATtgcgcgggaggaggcggtgcaCAACATCCTCTTCGCGCTGTGCTTCAACTCCTTCGGCGGCATGAAGATACTGTTCCCGACGCTGGTGAAGTGGCTGGGGCGTGCCGGGGCGCGGGTGCACGGGCGGCTGGCCACGGAGGTGCGCGGCGCCGTGCGGGacaacggcggcgaggtgacGATGAAGGCGCTGGCGGAGATGCCGCTGGTGAAGTCGGCGGTGTACGAGGCGCTGCGGATCGAGCCGCCGGTGGCGATGCAGTACGGGAGGGCGAAGCGGGACATGGTGGTGGAGAGCCACGACTACGGCTACGAGGTGAGGGAGGGGGAGATGCTGTTCGGGTACCAGCCCATGGCGACCAAGGACCCGCGCGTGTTCGCGCGGCCGGAGGAGTACGTGCCGGACAGGTTCctcggcgaggacggcgcgcGGCTGCTCCGCCACGTCGTCTGGTCCAACGGgcccgagacggcggcgcccaCCCTGCACGACAAGCAGTGCGCCGGCAAGGACTTCGTCGTACTCgtcgcgcgcctcctcctcgtcgagcTCTTCCTCCGCTACGACTCCTTCGACGTCGAGGTCGGCACCTCCGCGCTCGGCTCGTCGGTCACCGTCACCTCGCTCAAGAAGGCCACCTTCTGA
- the LOC102713887 gene encoding pentatricopeptide repeat-containing protein At4g14050, mitochondrial isoform X1: MLVSPRVAAPPARRISPSAAAASPCCRGFLPAPAAGSRRPRGGCRLLLHSAPPRAAAAVTGAERNPRAGGYVDRDVLRRLCQEPNPEAAVNLLDEMLHRGGAGALADLRPEEQAAVLHACGEARSLSSLRRAHRLLSRSLPGIATPILCMIATLYCKLGARGDARRALEGASRPPRKLQEDGDEAKRREAYEKVRELHEEIRAAGYVPDTRYVLHDIDEDAKARALMYHSERLAIAFGLVSTPPGTPLRVIKNLRICGDCHNAVKLIAKVTGREIVVRDNKRFHHFKDGACSCGDYWTYEAYPDCSFVGAKHY, from the exons ATGCTAGTATCTCCCCGAGTCGCAGCGCCGCCCGCGCGTCGTATATCCCCTTCTGCAGCCGCTGCGAGCCCCTGCTGCCGCGGCTTcctcccggcgccggcggcggggagtcGACGCCCCCGGGGTGGGTGCCGCTTGCTTCTCCACTCCGCGCCTCccagggccgccgccgccgtcacggGTGCTGAACGGAATCCGCGTGCAGGGGGGTATGTGGATCGCGACGTGCTCAGGAGGCTGTGCCAGGAGCCTAACCCAGAGGCAGCGGTTAACCTGCTCGACGAAATGCTCCaccgaggcggcgccggcgcgttGGCGGACCTCCGGCCGGAGGAGCAAGCCGCGGTCCTCCATGCCTGCGGCGAGGCGCGGTCGCTGTCCTCCCTCAGGCGGGCTCATCGCCTGCTGTCCAGGTCCCTGCCCGGGATCGCCACTCCCATCCTGTGCATGATCGCCACGCTGTACTGCAAGCTCGGCGCCcgcggcgacgcgcggcgaGCGCTCGAGGGAGCGTCGAGGCCGCCGAGGAAGTTgcaggaggacggcgacgaggcgaaGCGGCGGGAGGCGTACGAGAAGGTGCGCGAGCTGCACGAGGAGATACGCGCGGCGGGGTACGTGCCGGACACCCGCTACGTGCTGCACGACATCGACGAGGATGCCAAGGCACGGGCGCTCATGTACCACAGCGAGCGCCTCGCCATCGCGTTCGGGCTGGTAAGCACGCCGCCGGGCACCCCGCTCCGCGTCATCAAGAACCTCCGCATCTGCGGCGACTGCCACAACGCCGTCAAGCTCATCGCCAAGGTCACCGGCCGCGAGATCGTCGTCAGGGACAACAAGCGGTTCCACCATTTCAAGGACGGCGCCTGCTCCTGCGGGGATTACTG GACTTATGAGGCCTACCCTGATTGTTCCTTCGTAGGAGCAAAACACTATTGA
- the LOC102713340 gene encoding thioredoxin-like protein HCF164, chloroplastic, giving the protein MAVVASRCTGLLLPDLRTSLAGLRRRSTPASSLSLRPRRGRRRLGSLACVAPPDSAEPQTDEQAAKDDSTEDKAETSSASQDAGTPTFPNKDLSRRIALLSTIAAVGLFASQRLDFGGVSLKDLAANATPYEEALSNGKPTVVEFYADWCEVCRELAPDVYKVEQQYKDRVNFVMLNVDNTKWEQELDEFGVEGIPHFAFLDKEGNEEGNVVGRLPKQYFLDNVVALASGESTVPHARVVGQFSSAESRKVHQVSDPRSHG; this is encoded by the exons ATGGCGGTCGTGGCCTCGAGGTGTACGGGACTGCTCCTCCCCGACCTCCGCACGAGCCTTGctggcctccgccgccgctcgacgCCGGCTTCTTCTCTCAGCCTCCGCCCGCGACGGGGTCGTCGCCGGTTGGGGTCCCTCGCCTGCGTCGCGCCGCCCGATTCGGCGGAGCCGCAGACG GATGAGCAGGCTGCGAAAGATGACTCGACTGAAGATAAGGCTGAGACAAGTAGTGCATCCCAGGATGCTGGGACTCCAACTTTCCCCAATAAGGATCTCAGCAGAAGGATAGCTCTACTCTCCACTATTGCAGCTGTGGGCCTCTTTGCATCTCAAAGACTCGACTTTGGAGGCGTTTCTCTCAAAGATCTTGCTGCCAATGCTACTCCATATGAAGAG GCTCTTTCAAATGGCAAGCCCACTGTAGTGGAGTTTTATGCAGACTGGTGTGAAGTCTGTCGAGAGTTAGCACCAGATGTCTACAAAGTTGAGCAACAGTACAA GGACCGTGTCAACTTTGTCATGTTAAATGTTGACAACACAAAGTGGGAACAAGAGCTGGACGAGTTTGGAGTAGAAGGCATTCCTCATTTTGCCTTTCTGGATAAGGAGGGAAATGAGGAAGGCAATGTTGTTGGGAGGCTtccaaaacaatattttcttgaTAATGTGGTTGCTCTCGCTTCCGGTGAATCCACTGTACCTCACGCACGAGTTGTTGGTCAATTCTCAAGTGCAGAATCCCGAAAAGTTCATCAAGTTTCTGATCCGAGAAGCCATGGCTAA